DNA from Insulibacter thermoxylanivorax:
CGTGTTTCTCTCGAAGTTCAGCAATCCTCTCACCATAAGTTTTCATAATACCCTCCATTGTCGTAATTCTTAAAGCGCTGAAAATACGACAAAACAAAAATACTTGGCAAGATACAAAACATATCATAAATTAGGTACATAATCAGAGGGATACAAAACGTATCGAAGGTTCATTCTAGCGGGGGTAAGTCTTCCGATGCAAATCTTCCAAAATTATCTATATGTCAGTCTATCCCATTTATGAGCAGGGTAAACCTCACACGAGTAAAGCGAAGGAGCGTCCCTATATCGAGAAGGTCGTCCGGCATGTCGCCAATATCGAAGCGCATTACCTCGACCTGCCGGATCGGACGCCTTCAACACCGCCTTGGCTGATGCATTGGCGAAGTTCACATTCGATGATCATCAAAATAAATGAAAATATGGTGAACCTGCGCTACCTTAATTCTAGTTGTACGTATATATTAGATAATGACTTTCAATCAGGTTGATAGGATAGGAAAGAAATGCGGCGGTCCGCCTTGTGTTCCAGCGGAATCAACAGCGAATCGCCGCTTGCAGATCGCGGAAGAGCACGGATTGTCAGTGGGTGCAGGCCGGTCGAAGATGCGGGCGAAAGCAACAAAACAGCCTCACGGATGGATCCGCGAGACTGACAGAAATTACAAGTTCATAGAATGTTGAAATCATCTAATATTTTTGGTAGAATAACGAATACTACATGAAAGCTCGAAATATCTTTAATATTATCACAGCCGAATCCGGGTTGTCAATAATGTTTTTACAATGCCGCATATTTGCGAATCCTACTGTTAAAGGGGTGCCGTTATGAGCGTTCCAACCAAAGATGATGCTATGGTGACCAAGCCGAGATCTTCTTCGGAACTATCCATCGAGCAGGTGATGAAGCAGCTGGAGGAAGAAGGGAAGAAGAACTCCTCACTGCTGTACAAAGACATCATGGATCGACTGGCTCCTTACGACGTCAGTCCAGAGCAGCTGGATGAATTCTTGGAGAAACTCTCTGAGATGGAGATCACCGTCGTCGAAGAAGATGACTTGGAGATGGATGACAGCGATTCGGATGGGTTAGCGGTTCATGACTACATCGGATCGGGCGATACGGCAACCAGCGATTCCGTCCGGATGTATCTGAAGGAGATTGGGCGCGTGGAACTGCTCTCCGCTGAGGAAGAAGTGGAGTTGGCTAAGCGGATCGAACAAGGGGATAAGGAAGCGAAACGAAGACTCGCCGAAGCGAATCTTCGGCTTGTTGTGAGTATCGCTCGCAAATATGCTGGCAGAGGGTTGATGTTCCTGGATTTGATCCAGGAAGGCAATATGGGTCTGATGAAGGCTGTGGAGAAATTTGATTACCGCAAAGGGTTCAAATTCAGCACTTACGCCACTTGGTGGATCCGGCAAGCGATCTCCCGTGCTATCGCGGATCAAGCAAGGACGATTCGCATCCCCGTTCATATGGTCGAGACGATTAACAAATACATCCGCATCTCCAGACAGCTCCATCAGGAGATGGGGCGTGAGCCGACACCGGATGAGATCGCGAAGGAGATGGGGCTGACGACGGAGAAGGTGCGCGAGATCATGAAGATCGCGCAGGAACCGATCTCTCTTGAGACGCCTGTCGGCGAGGAGAATGACTCCAGTCTCGGCGATTTTATCGAGGATCATGATGTGCTGGCACCGGCCGATGCGGCATCGTATGAGATGCTCAAGGAGCAGATCAGCGAAGTGCTGGATACCTTAACCGAACGCGAGGAAAGCGTCCTGCGGCTCCGATTTGGCCTTGATGACGGCCGATCCCGCACCCTTGAAGAGGTGGGCAAGGTGTTCGGCGTTACCCGCGAACGCATTCGTCAGATTGAGGCGAAGGCGCTGCGCAAGCTGCGGCACCCGAGCCGGAGCAAACAGCTCAAGGATTTTATGGAATAAGATTTTTGGGTTTAGGAATCATAAAATTTTAATCAACTATCATCATATCTGCTAATAAGAGAAGCTGCGCTATTCCAAAGCGCAGCTTCTCTTATTAGCGAATATGGATGTGTTGGAAATATCGCATAACGCATGCGTTACAAAAGCGGTTGGTCCAGGGCATATAATTGCCGGTAACGTTCATGCTGCTGCAGCAGCTGTTCGTGCGAGCCTTGCATCGTGATCTTGCCGCCGTCGAGGAAGATGATCTGGTCCATCTGTTCCATCCCCGTGAGATGGTGGGTGATCCAGATCAAGGTGCGGCCTTGCAGATTCTGAAACAGCGTCGTTAGCAGCCGCTGTTCGGTAATCGGATCCAGGCCGACGGTCGGCTCATCCAAGAGAACGATGGGGCGGTTCTGCAGCAGCACGC
Protein-coding regions in this window:
- the rpoD gene encoding RNA polymerase sigma factor RpoD, which encodes MVTKPRSSSELSIEQVMKQLEEEGKKNSSLLYKDIMDRLAPYDVSPEQLDEFLEKLSEMEITVVEEDDLEMDDSDSDGLAVHDYIGSGDTATSDSVRMYLKEIGRVELLSAEEEVELAKRIEQGDKEAKRRLAEANLRLVVSIARKYAGRGLMFLDLIQEGNMGLMKAVEKFDYRKGFKFSTYATWWIRQAISRAIADQARTIRIPVHMVETINKYIRISRQLHQEMGREPTPDEIAKEMGLTTEKVREIMKIAQEPISLETPVGEENDSSLGDFIEDHDVLAPADAASYEMLKEQISEVLDTLTEREESVLRLRFGLDDGRSRTLEEVGKVFGVTRERIRQIEAKALRKLRHPSRSKQLKDFME